Genomic DNA from Oryza sativa Japonica Group chromosome 5, ASM3414082v1:
atcgTCAACGTGTAGTTTGGTACAAATAGATTCGGAGAATGCAGATCAAAATGCACAGAAACATAAACAATAAACGTTGACTTACTCTATAGTTTTCTTTGAGAAGATCAATAGATCGCCTTGTGATGCGACTAACAAGTTCATCTTCCATGTCAAAATGCCTACCAAAACTCTTCTGCTGCTCATCAGGATTGCTCCCAATAATCTGTTCACATCCCAgcaaacatatatttaacaatataaTTGAATAAGAGAAGGATCAACAGCCACAAATTATCAGAAATACCAACCTTTATAGCCACCTTCTGCCCTTTTGTGGCCATGTCAACTTGCTTATGATTAATTTCAATAGATGCAATCTTCCCAATATCAATATATTCTTTAGTGGGTATGCATAGAGGTGTGCCCACCTAGATACAAAGGCAAATGAGTTAGCGGAACTGCACACCAGACATTTATTcgaaaagataaaagaaaagatgACTTCGTGAGTAACATAGCATCCCAGTCTTTGAGTATTTaaactttcatatgctacttgcTACTTCAACTACTTGCATTGGGATTGGAACCACACAAAAAAGACAGTGATAAATCACCAAAGAAAATACCTTGGCTATTCCTTCAAGGACATCAACACCTAAAACAATTGGATCCTTCTTGTTAAAAACACAATTTGGCATAATCTTGAGAACACAGGGGAAAACAGCTTCTTCAGcgctttctttcttcttttcttccctCAGATTCTTAATGTATGCAGTAAATTGATCAAAAAGGTGGTATATTATATCTGCTACAAAGATCCTCACACCAGACTCTTCTGCAAGATCACGGGCATCAGGCATCACTTTGACATCAAACGCCAAGATAGTAGCatattctttcttcctctcAAGCATAACACTGGCCTTCATAACATCTTTCTTGTGGACTGGCCCTATACTGAAATCACAGAAGGGAATATTCACAGCAGGGCTCTTCAAGAACTCAGTGAGAGCTTCCAATGACCCAAGGGTAGATGCCTGTACATAGACACCTTCGCCACTCTTATCAATCCGATTTCTAACCCTAGTCATCTCTTCCATCACAGCATCTTTTAGTCTGTCCAGATCATCATCAGGCTTTAACACATAAAGAGCAGTCCCTGCAATTGCATGTTCAAGACCCTGAAAGAAAGAGATCATTAAGTTAGTGTCAAAAAACTATATAATAcaagaaaaagggaaagaaattGGACGCACCTGTGCTGATATTTTAACTCCTTGTGCAGCTCTAATCTTCTTATGATGTTGGTATGTGCCCTGAAAAAGAAGTGTTTCAATTATTCCAACTTGAACACAAAGAGAAACTAATAGCAGTGAAAAAGTAATGCCATTAAAACAAAGTAAATGAATCAAAGTCCAAAGTCCTCTCGACGTTTAAAAGAgaacacgcgcgcgcgcacacacacagagagaatGGCAGGTGGAAAGTACACAATTTGCTGGATTACGAATGATAGTGCGAAATAGGACCAACACATTGGTATCAACAACTGGTTTACTTAATTTGGCAAAATAATTTCAAGCCACTCAAAATAAAAGAATGGCATTGAGACCAACATTCTGGTACCTAGAATTGGTTACTTAATAAAGGTAAAACGATTTCAAGGCAGTGAAAGAAATGAATGGAACTGAAGTGAAAAACATGACTTAAAACCATCCTAGAACAAAAGGGAGCAGAATTGATGATCTCTCAGTGCAAAAATGATTCCAATGAAAGCTGTAAGTAGGTAGGAATAATAATTATAACCACATGATAATTCGGTTGCAACCTATACAGTACTTTACTGGAGTGAATTTCACAACTAAAACAAAGCTTGCACTATTATGGGACACGCACCTTAACTCGAAGCTCCCTCATTGGGTGTGGTGTCAACAAAGCTCTAACTGTTGTCACAATGGGTCCCTACATAAACATAGAACAAGAGCAGGCGGCAACTTCAATAAGCTGTGTTTGTTGAAAAACTGCATTTATAAAGAAAAACGTCTCTTACCTGCATCCCACACACAACTATTTGATCTCCTTCATGGAGTATACCGTTGACCAACACAACATCAACTGTAGTACCATGACCTTCAACAACCTTGACTTCCAGCACGGTACACTGAAACAGAAACGAGATAAGAATGCATGCTTTTATAATGAcaagtaaatttatgcaccgtACCTGGACTTCATCAACGAAAGTAAGTCTTTCTTCCATCGTCTTTTGTGCCCATTGCACCAACAGAAGAAGCAGATCAGGAATGCCTTCACCACTGTTGAGAGAAGTGAACTATGTGTTGAGGCAAAGATGCCAATAATATCATAGTTGAATGAAGAATCAATTAATTCAGCTGTAGATCATACCTTATTGCACTGGTAGGCACTATGTTATATGTATCTTCCATCTCCTTGTTCTTGTAGTACAAAGCAGTATTCACACCTTGCATCTTGAATTGTGTCACAATCTGCATATATGTGTGATTGTATAAATACAACTGCTAGTGCTAAGTCAtttctttaaagaaaaatcAAGATGGAAATTTACGCACATCAGTAAGCCTCATATTGAACTCCCTCTTAACATCTTCATTTTGCTGCCTCAAAGCCTTCCCAATAGGGGCATTTGTACACTTTTTCCAGCCATAAAGACGATCAACCTTCATAGAGATTAAGCCAAAAAACAATTGAGACATTAATAGACTGTAAGAAAAGATGAGGTCaaagggcaaaaaaaaactccaaagcAATATACCTTATTTAAGGCAACGATAAAAACTGCATCACGGCTCTTCAAGAGATTCAGGGATTCAATTGTTTGAGGTTCAAGACCGTGCATAATGTCAACAACCAAAATAGCAATGTCACACAAACTTGAACCTCTAGAACGCAGATTACTGAACGACTCGTGACCAGGAGTGTCAATAACAAGCAATCCTGGAACCTTAAGTGTGGCATCAGCTTTAAGCTCTTTTGTTCTCTCTCTAATATTTTCAGTTGGGAAGTACGTAGCCCCAATCTGTTGGGTAATACCTCCAGCTTCTCCTTCTTGTACATTGGTCCGTCTAATACAGTCTAGCAGTTTTGTCTTACCAGTATCGACATGACCAAGGATGCAACAAATTGGTGAACGAAGGTCACTGCCATTCTTAGTCTCATCCTCTTTAATAGGTCCTTTCTTTGAAGCGCCTCTATTCCTCCTAGCATTTGCACTACTGGATTCGCCATCTTCCGTTTCACCTTTATTGGAGTTTGCAACCTTTTTTACAGTAGCCACTGTAGATTGTGCTTTAGAATTTTCCTGCTTCTGAACAGGTTCAGCAACCTTCTTGGCGACAGGGTTTGCCTCTTCCTCCTCAAAGGCACTTGTCTTAGGCAAATTGACATCTATATCATCCCAGCTCTTTGCATCccattcatcttcatcttcctcctcttctggtTTCAATTCTTCGACATCCTGATCAGGTTCGGTTTTCTCAGATTCCTCCACTTGCAACTGAGATTCCTGATCCACTAACACATATTCTTCCTCGTCATTGATAGTTTCGTTAACTTCTTGTGGTTGTTCTTCAACTACCTTTGCAGTCTCCAGAGTCTTCTGTTGACCTTTTTTCTTCTTGGAATCATATATAGGCCTCTTCTTTGTCTCAGGGACAGCACCATCGGCTACTTGA
This window encodes:
- the LOC4339796 gene encoding eukaryotic translation initiation factor 5B isoform X2, with the protein product MGRKKNVAIDDDEYSFPQEDAAPAPAADKDKPIKKGGGKKGKKGAKAALPDDDDYEPPAPPPPPGDDDDDEEPINLVLTGKKKKKKGGGGAVSSFSAFDALAADEDQGEDDDEAPAPAPAPVEPDAAAKSDAEDDDLDFDFSKAKKKKKKKDKGARPVPLEHDDLDLDKPAPPPPAAAADEADDDEAAAAAASKKPQKKKKKKGGFTVDNEDIDKLLAEIDDTSPPTEEAEPVEEVPAPDADDALGKKSKKKKKKGGFTVDDEDVDKILAEFEDQPPPVDDPEPEPEAVKDVGNVAASTSVDDAEGKKSKKKKKKSGRTAQEEEDLDKLLAELGEGPTPAEKEKEVLPQAPPAAAMVKEDTETAEDGKAGEGEVESAAAKKKKKKKEKEKEKKAAAKEADAKKEEEKAVEAPKGKVDMKKLPKHVREMQEALARRQEAEERKKREEEERLRKEEEERLKKEEEERKAEEAKRRKKEREKEKLLKKKQEGKLLTGKQKEEAKRLEAMRRQFLEQSELQVADGAVPETKKRPIYDSKKKKGQQKTLETAKVVEEQPQEVNETINDEEEYVLVDQESQLQVEESEKTEPDQDVEELKPEEEEDEDEWDAKSWDDIDVNLPKTSAFEEEEANPVAKKVAEPVQKQENSKAQSTVATVKKVANSNKGETEDGESSSANARRNRGASKKGPIKEDETKNGSDLRSPICCILGHVDTGKTKLLDCIRRTNVQEGEAGGITQQIGATYFPTENIRERTKELKADATLKVPGLLVIDTPGHESFSNLRSRGSSLCDIAILVVDIMHGLEPQTIESLNLLKSRDAVFIVALNKVDRLYGWKKCTNAPIGKALRQQNEDVKREFNMRLTDIVTQFKMQGVNTALYYKNKEMEDTYNIVPTSAISGEGIPDLLLLLVQWAQKTMEERLTFVDEVQCTVLEVKVVEGHGTTVDVVLVNGILHEGDQIVVCGMQGPIVTTVRALLTPHPMRELRVKGTYQHHKKIRAAQGVKISAQGLEHAIAGTALYVLKPDDDLDRLKDAVMEEMTRVRNRIDKSGEGVYVQASTLGSLEALTEFLKSPAVNIPFCDFSIGPVHKKDVMKASVMLERKKEYATILAFDVKVMPDARDLAEESGVRIFVADIIYHLFDQFTAYIKNLREEKKKESAEEAVFPCVLKIMPNCVFNKKDPIVLGVDVLEGIAKVGTPLCIPTKEYIDIGKIASIEINHKQVDMATKGQKVAIKIIGSNPDEQQKSFGRHFDMEDELVSRITRRSIDLLKENYRDDLSMDDWKLVVKLKSILKIP
- the LOC4339796 gene encoding eukaryotic translation initiation factor 5B isoform X1, whose protein sequence is MGRKKNVAIDDDEYSFPQEDAAPAPAADKDKPIKKGGGKKGKKGAKAALPDDDDYEPPAPPPPPGDDDDDEEPINLVLTGKKKKKKGGGGAVSSFSAFDALAADEDQGEDDDEAPAPAPAPVEPDAAAKSDAEDDDLDFDFSKAKKKKKKKDKGARPVPLEHDDLDLDKPAPPPPAAAADEADDDEAAAAAASKKPQKKKKKKGGFTVDNEDIDKLLAEIDDTSPPTEEAEPVEEVPAPDADDALGKKSKKKKKKGGFTVDDEDVDKILAEFEDQPPPVDDPEPEPEAVKDVGNVAASTSVDDAEGKKSKKKKKKSGRTAQEEEDLDKLLAELGEGPTPAEKEKEVLPQAPPAAAMVKEDTETAEDGKAGEGEVESAAAKKKKKKKEKEKEKKAAAKEADAKKEEEKAVEAPKGKVDMKKLPKHVREMQEALARRQEAEERKKREEEERLRKEEEERLKKEEEERKAEEAKRRKKEREKEKLLKKKQEGKLLTGKQKEEAKRLEAMRRQFLEQSELQVADGAVPETKKRPIYDSKKKKGQQKTLETAKVVEEQPQEVNETINDEEEYVLVDQESQLQVEESEKTEPDQDVEELKPEEEEDEDEWDAKSWDDIDVNLPKTSAFEEEEANPVAKKVAEPVQKQENSKAQSTVATVKKVANSNKGETEDGESSSANARRNRGASKKGPIKEDETKNGSDLRSPICCILGHVDTGKTKLLDCIRRTNVQEGEAGGITQQIGATYFPTENIRERTKELKADATLKVPGLLVIDTPGHESFSNLRSRGSSLCDIAILVVDIMHGLEPQTIESLNLLKSRDAVFIVALNKVDRLYGWKKCTNAPIGKALRQQNEDVKREFNMRLTDIVTQFKMQGVNTALYYKNKEMEDTYNIVPTSAISGEGIPDLLLLLVQWAQKTMEERLTFVDEVQVRCINLLVIIKACILISFLFQCTVLEVKVVEGHGTTVDVVLVNGILHEGDQIVVCGMQGPIVTTVRALLTPHPMRELRVKGTYQHHKKIRAAQGVKISAQGLEHAIAGTALYVLKPDDDLDRLKDAVMEEMTRVRNRIDKSGEGVYVQASTLGSLEALTEFLKSPAVNIPFCDFSIGPVHKKDVMKASVMLERKKEYATILAFDVKVMPDARDLAEESGVRIFVADIIYHLFDQFTAYIKNLREEKKKESAEEAVFPCVLKIMPNCVFNKKDPIVLGVDVLEGIAKVGTPLCIPTKEYIDIGKIASIEINHKQVDMATKGQKVAIKIIGSNPDEQQKSFGRHFDMEDELVSRITRRSIDLLKENYRDDLSMDDWKLVVKLKSILKIP